Proteins from a genomic interval of Bradyrhizobium sp. G127:
- a CDS encoding ABC transporter ATP-binding protein — translation MNPVLSAIVKDAWATLRWKLPTLALLTFVNAVLEGATIASLLPLLGSLGGEGLVANDRVSRITAEGLRLLNVSPSPGAVAGLIIVLIAASAITFIAYSHLASRLQAFYVASWQQRIFAGFLAADFRFFVSHRTGDLVAAITNEPSRIGLVFSQVNLIIAAALFIFVQIVVALFIAPWVVALLVGFGVLLFALTRWWSVRAARFGAELTKVNADLMVDANEIIGGAKFVKATATEDRALSRFVRAVGRLETLSFGNSFDGQVVRAIFEYSGGLLIVGLIVLGPKLLSVDVSAVLVIVAIFVRLFPKITALRQNLQIVDFHAPAFDVLSGLLREASLRHEASGNDTPPGWPGSAPASIALENVSVLLGSRELLTDVNIDIPAGAFVVFTGHTGSGKTTLLDCILGLRRPSSGVVKIDKYAIDQLPSFAWRRGIGYLGQDPVLFNASIGENLRWINPQTTDEEIGTALEAAAANFVGRLPEGLDTVVGNHGSRMSGGERQRIALARALLGSPRLLVLDEATSSLDIETEELVTEALVRLKGRITIVAISHRPALIRNAEIVFHLSNGKVERVEKPDSQVAGEVQSAPVARCH, via the coding sequence GTGAACCCAGTATTGTCCGCGATCGTTAAGGATGCTTGGGCGACGCTTCGATGGAAGCTGCCGACGTTAGCTTTGCTTACATTCGTAAATGCCGTTCTCGAAGGTGCGACAATTGCATCATTGCTGCCACTGTTAGGCAGTCTTGGTGGAGAAGGTTTGGTTGCGAATGATAGGGTTAGTCGGATAACAGCGGAGGGCCTGAGGCTACTCAATGTTTCGCCGAGCCCCGGAGCGGTTGCTGGCCTGATAATTGTATTAATTGCAGCAAGTGCCATTACCTTTATTGCCTATTCTCATCTCGCCTCTCGCCTTCAAGCATTTTATGTCGCTTCCTGGCAGCAACGAATATTCGCTGGATTCCTGGCGGCAGACTTTCGTTTCTTTGTTTCTCACAGGACTGGTGACCTAGTTGCGGCGATAACGAATGAGCCAAGCCGGATCGGCCTCGTCTTTTCGCAGGTCAATCTTATAATCGCGGCCGCGCTTTTTATCTTTGTTCAGATCGTTGTTGCGTTGTTTATCGCCCCGTGGGTTGTAGCGCTTCTCGTCGGATTCGGCGTATTGCTGTTTGCATTAACGCGATGGTGGAGTGTGCGCGCTGCGCGATTCGGGGCTGAACTAACAAAAGTAAATGCTGATCTGATGGTTGATGCTAACGAGATCATTGGTGGGGCAAAATTCGTCAAGGCGACAGCCACGGAAGATCGCGCCTTGAGCCGATTTGTCCGGGCGGTAGGCCGGTTAGAAACATTGAGCTTCGGAAACTCATTCGACGGTCAGGTCGTCAGGGCCATTTTCGAGTATAGCGGCGGTCTTCTTATCGTTGGGCTTATCGTCTTGGGGCCGAAGTTGCTGTCTGTCGATGTCAGTGCAGTACTGGTGATTGTTGCTATTTTCGTAAGACTCTTTCCCAAGATCACCGCATTGCGCCAGAATCTGCAGATCGTCGATTTTCACGCACCAGCTTTCGATGTGCTGTCAGGTCTGTTGCGGGAAGCCTCATTGCGCCATGAAGCATCAGGTAACGATACGCCGCCTGGATGGCCGGGCTCTGCGCCGGCCTCCATAGCCCTGGAAAATGTGTCAGTCCTGCTCGGTTCGCGGGAGCTGCTCACCGACGTGAATATCGACATACCTGCCGGGGCATTTGTGGTGTTTACAGGTCATACTGGCTCGGGAAAGACGACCTTGTTGGATTGCATTCTTGGCTTGCGACGTCCCAGCTCGGGCGTCGTGAAGATCGACAAATATGCGATCGATCAGTTGCCAAGTTTCGCATGGAGGAGGGGCATTGGTTATCTGGGACAAGATCCGGTCCTGTTCAATGCGAGCATTGGTGAAAATCTCCGCTGGATAAACCCGCAGACCACAGACGAGGAAATCGGCACGGCGCTCGAGGCCGCGGCGGCCAATTTCGTCGGTCGGCTGCCTGAAGGCCTCGATACCGTTGTAGGCAATCATGGTAGTCGGATGTCTGGAGGTGAACGCCAGCGCATTGCGCTTGCGCGAGCATTGCTGGGTTCGCCGCGTCTTTTGGTTCTGGATGAAGCGACGAGTTCACTGGATATCGAAACTGAGGAACTTGTCACCGAGGCACTGGTAAGATTGAAGGGTCGGATAACTATTGTGGCGATATCGCATCGCCCCGCTCTTATCCGTAATGCCGAGATCGTCTTCCATCTTAGCAATGGTAAAGTTGAGCGAGTCGAAAAACCGGATTCTCAGGTGGCGGGCGAGGTGCAATCCGCGCCTGTCGCGCGTTGTCACTAG
- a CDS encoding transcriptional activator RfaH produces MTGFANSAWYVAQTQTQAESKACANLARQGFEVYLPRYPRTVRHARRINVVRAPLFPSYVFVRIDLKAQGWRAINSTIGIKRLVGHEGTPAQIATDVIETLKQREKADGFSSVISPASRFKTGDAVRILKGAFDSCCGIFQARTDSERVEILLDLLGRKVKVVAGADMIELA; encoded by the coding sequence ATGACTGGCTTTGCGAATTCTGCTTGGTATGTTGCTCAGACACAGACGCAAGCTGAATCAAAGGCTTGCGCAAATTTGGCGCGACAGGGGTTTGAGGTTTATTTGCCGCGTTACCCGCGGACAGTGCGTCACGCGCGGCGAATTAACGTTGTCCGAGCGCCGTTGTTTCCGAGCTATGTCTTCGTCAGAATTGACCTCAAAGCGCAAGGATGGCGCGCCATTAATTCTACGATTGGTATCAAGAGACTCGTTGGGCACGAAGGAACGCCAGCGCAAATTGCGACGGATGTTATCGAGACTCTCAAGCAGCGCGAAAAAGCCGATGGCTTTTCTTCCGTAATCTCGCCGGCATCGCGTTTTAAGACAGGCGATGCCGTCCGTATTTTGAAGGGCGCATTCGATTCGTGTTGCGGGATATTTCAGGCGCGCACGGACAGTGAAAGGGTCGAGATTCTCCTGGATCTGCTAGGCCGGAAAGTGAAGGTTGTGGCAGGCGCAGATATGATCGAGCTAGCGTAA
- a CDS encoding winged helix-turn-helix transcriptional regulator has product MERAVPENGREDDSDRIILGLLNSVEQDGARSQRHFAAELGIALGLVNAYLNRCIKKGLVKASQAPARRYAYYLTPQGFAEKSRLTVEYLSSSFGFFRKAKADCIKALETAKERQLKRLVLLGVSDLAEIATICAIDTGIVLVCMVAPSNTLDRFVGLPVVDDLDAIEDQVDGALVTSLFSTPEVDVLINSARKKFGADAVIIPELVDLRPRKAKGRVS; this is encoded by the coding sequence ATGGAGCGAGCGGTTCCCGAAAACGGGCGCGAGGACGACAGCGACCGTATCATTCTCGGTCTTCTGAATTCCGTAGAGCAGGACGGGGCGCGTTCGCAGCGGCATTTCGCGGCCGAACTCGGAATCGCTCTTGGCCTCGTGAATGCGTATCTCAATCGTTGCATCAAGAAGGGGCTGGTGAAAGCTAGTCAGGCGCCAGCGCGCCGTTACGCATATTACCTCACGCCGCAAGGCTTCGCGGAAAAATCCCGCCTGACCGTTGAGTATCTGTCGTCGTCGTTTGGATTTTTCCGAAAAGCGAAGGCGGACTGCATCAAGGCCCTGGAAACGGCGAAAGAGCGGCAACTCAAGCGGCTTGTTCTGTTAGGTGTTTCGGATCTTGCGGAGATCGCCACGATTTGTGCGATAGACACCGGCATTGTCCTCGTTTGCATGGTCGCCCCATCAAATACGCTTGACCGATTTGTCGGCTTGCCTGTTGTCGACGATCTTGACGCAATTGAAGATCAGGTGGATGGCGCGCTGGTGACATCGTTGTTTTCGACGCCTGAAGTTGACGTATTGATCAATAGTGCAAGAAAAAAATTCGGCGCTGATGCCGTCATCATTCCCGAATTGGTCGATTTACGTCCACGCAAGGCGAAGGGGCGTGTGTCATGA
- a CDS encoding acyltransferase family protein, protein MKSLPSDPNVNRIPSLDALRGIAILMVNLGHFIPARVALGDASYHVVSLGRGGVVLFFLLSGYLVFRNIEKQDTATFISRRPSC, encoded by the coding sequence GTGAAATCGTTGCCGTCAGATCCTAATGTTAATCGAATTCCTTCGCTCGACGCGTTGCGCGGGATCGCGATATTGATGGTCAACTTAGGGCACTTTATTCCCGCCCGGGTAGCGCTGGGCGATGCATCCTATCACGTGGTATCGCTCGGGCGGGGCGGCGTGGTGCTGTTTTTTCTTTTGAGCGGCTACCTCGTTTTTAGGAACATAGAAAAGCAGGATACCGCTACTTTCATTTCGCGCCGGCCGTCCTGCTGA
- a CDS encoding helix-turn-helix transcriptional regulator, with protein MSILKVSIRQIKAARALLSWSQEDLAKRAAVSVPTVKRLESEDGELGGREDTVQKLRAAFDSAGIEFLGGSKGPGVRLRSKPGCE; from the coding sequence GTGTCAATACTAAAAGTATCAATTAGGCAAATCAAAGCGGCGCGAGCTTTGTTGAGCTGGTCCCAAGAGGATCTCGCGAAGAGAGCTGCAGTGTCCGTTCCAACTGTTAAGCGGCTGGAATCAGAGGATGGTGAATTAGGAGGGCGGGAGGACACTGTTCAAAAATTGCGCGCCGCCTTTGACTCTGCCGGAATTGAGTTTCTTGGAGGAAGCAAAGGGCCGGGGGTGCGTTTGCGAAGTAAACCCGGCTGTGAATGA
- a CDS encoding YqaJ viral recombinase family protein, whose amino-acid sequence MATREQTKRQDRRNFIGGSDARVIMGKNEKALLQLWKEKRGEVAGPDLSGELIVQLGLVTEDLNRRWFERQSGHRIVAVQRHAIHRAFPWMAATLDGLVDATGAVFEAKFMLPWSFSEGAAAEKHMAQLQHNMLVAETKMSVLSIINGGGKWVELAIEADPIYQTVLIAAEKAFWRAVKTGEPPALFDCEPPKPRIEAVRVVDMNASNSWAEFASLYLETRNAHLSHERAKGELKVLMPEDAKEAMGHGIRAKRSKSGAVTFDLVDMERAHASL is encoded by the coding sequence ATGGCTACAAGAGAACAAACAAAACGACAAGATCGGCGGAATTTCATAGGCGGCTCGGATGCCCGTGTCATCATGGGGAAGAACGAAAAGGCCCTACTGCAACTTTGGAAGGAGAAGCGAGGCGAGGTCGCTGGCCCGGATCTCTCGGGTGAGTTGATCGTCCAATTGGGGCTGGTGACGGAGGACCTCAATCGGCGCTGGTTTGAGCGTCAGTCAGGGCATCGCATCGTGGCCGTCCAGCGCCACGCCATTCATCGGGCGTTTCCCTGGATGGCGGCTACCCTCGACGGGCTGGTGGATGCAACCGGCGCGGTGTTCGAGGCCAAGTTCATGCTGCCATGGTCGTTCTCGGAAGGGGCGGCCGCCGAGAAACATATGGCCCAGCTTCAGCACAACATGTTGGTCGCCGAGACCAAGATGTCGGTGCTGTCGATCATCAATGGTGGCGGAAAATGGGTCGAACTCGCGATCGAGGCCGATCCGATTTACCAAACCGTCCTGATCGCCGCAGAAAAGGCCTTCTGGCGCGCGGTCAAGACGGGTGAGCCACCGGCACTGTTCGACTGCGAGCCACCCAAGCCGCGGATTGAAGCTGTCCGGGTGGTCGATATGAACGCCTCCAACTCCTGGGCCGAGTTTGCATCCCTCTACCTTGAAACACGCAACGCCCATCTCTCCCACGAGCGGGCCAAGGGTGAGCTCAAAGTACTGATGCCGGAGGACGCCAAGGAAGCCATGGGGCATGGCATCCGCGCCAAACGCTCCAAATCTGGGGCGGTGACCTTTGATCTGGTCGACATGGAGCGCGCCCATGCATCGCTCTAG
- a CDS encoding ERF family protein has product MHRSSESVAAIATALAKAQTELTNPEKSMVGMIHHNNRGDNPQTFRYASLSSGLEIVRKTLGGQQIAVAQTTDIDQANGLVNLTTILMHTSGEWISSDWPVCQLSDAAAPRRMGAALTYARRYALFTLVGIAGEDDLDTPDLQNSEVNRKIESAANYQNGNSQHAGASTGPAALSKTQAAVARDALDVDASCSMRLQVQSNIDTLTTIEDLQACATDILKAKNRLVASDAKLIELAFTDKMAALQDQAPGTNTFPSILDSTPSDDTQSTSRYTSGSVGPPKEKRKKLGKRKRSGSGESFVPIPVVVETISTEPFVDTTEKPKIDKSELALSEPRRHRDKAHLRFVASQPCLICERSPSDAHHLRFAQPRAMSRKTSDEFTVPLCRAHHRENHCFGDERAWWQRVNLDPIEVSRKLWISTRGLK; this is encoded by the coding sequence ATGCATCGCTCTAGTGAAAGCGTGGCCGCGATCGCGACCGCTCTGGCCAAGGCCCAGACCGAACTCACCAACCCGGAAAAATCCATGGTTGGCATGATCCATCACAATAATCGCGGCGATAATCCCCAGACGTTTCGTTATGCGTCGCTGTCGAGTGGTCTCGAGATTGTTCGCAAAACCTTAGGTGGCCAGCAAATTGCCGTTGCCCAAACCACCGACATCGACCAGGCGAATGGTTTGGTCAATCTGACTACAATCCTGATGCACACCTCCGGGGAATGGATTTCGTCGGACTGGCCGGTCTGCCAGCTGTCGGACGCCGCCGCGCCGCGACGAATGGGAGCGGCACTGACCTACGCGCGGCGCTATGCCTTGTTCACGCTGGTTGGCATCGCGGGAGAAGATGATCTGGACACGCCCGATCTCCAAAATTCTGAAGTAAATCGGAAAATTGAATCTGCTGCCAACTATCAGAATGGAAATTCTCAACATGCTGGCGCCTCTACGGGGCCCGCGGCTTTGAGTAAAACGCAAGCGGCTGTTGCTAGGGACGCACTGGATGTCGACGCTTCATGCTCAATGCGGCTTCAAGTTCAATCTAACATCGATACATTGACCACGATCGAAGATCTGCAGGCGTGCGCCACAGATATTCTCAAAGCAAAAAACCGCCTCGTGGCGAGCGATGCCAAGCTGATAGAACTAGCATTCACGGACAAGATGGCTGCGCTTCAAGATCAAGCACCGGGCACAAATACCTTCCCTTCGATCTTGGACAGCACGCCGAGCGACGATACTCAATCAACGTCTCGGTATACTTCCGGATCGGTCGGACCACCGAAGGAGAAGAGAAAGAAGCTAGGGAAAAGGAAACGCAGTGGAAGCGGAGAGAGCTTCGTTCCCATTCCAGTGGTTGTTGAAACTATCTCAACAGAACCGTTCGTCGATACAACCGAAAAGCCGAAGATCGACAAGAGCGAGCTTGCACTCAGCGAGCCTCGACGACATCGCGACAAAGCCCACTTGCGGTTTGTCGCCTCGCAGCCTTGTTTGATCTGTGAACGATCTCCCTCCGACGCCCATCATTTACGGTTTGCTCAACCCCGGGCCATGTCTCGCAAGACCAGCGATGAGTTTACGGTGCCCCTGTGTCGAGCTCATCATCGGGAAAATCATTGCTTCGGTGACGAGCGCGCTTGGTGGCAGAGGGTTAACCTCGATCCAATCGAGGTTTCGCGAAAGCTTTGGATCTCAACAAGAGGTTTAAAATAA
- a CDS encoding helix-turn-helix transcriptional regulator: MKVFGKKLREAAAQLGLSSADVAHRAQLSERRYGHYVQDNREPDLATLIRIAKVLNTTPNDLLGFGECSEKPSRHSLLFDRLRAAAQVLSEGELETVLVLVDGLAARHKKRKAK; this comes from the coding sequence ATGAAGGTGTTTGGGAAAAAGCTTCGGGAAGCTGCCGCTCAGTTGGGATTGAGCAGTGCGGATGTTGCCCATCGAGCCCAACTGAGCGAGCGCCGGTACGGTCATTATGTTCAAGACAATCGAGAACCCGATCTGGCCACACTTATTCGTATCGCAAAGGTCTTGAATACGACGCCGAATGATCTTCTGGGTTTTGGCGAATGCTCAGAGAAGCCATCCCGGCACTCCCTTCTGTTCGATCGACTGCGTGCCGCGGCTCAGGTTTTGAGCGAGGGAGAGTTGGAGACGGTGCTCGTGCTGGTAGATGGCCTGGCCGCACGTCATAAGAAGCGGAAAGCGAAGTAA